In a genomic window of Arthrobacter woluwensis:
- a CDS encoding bifunctional o-acetylhomoserine/o-acetylserine sulfhydrylase: MTNNWSFETRQIHVGQEPDAVTGARALPIYQTTSFVFPSAESAANRFALAELAPIYTRIGNPTQDAVEQRIASLEGGLAALLLSSGQAAETFAILNVAEAGDHVVASPSLYGGTYNLLANTLKKFGIEVTFVEDPDNLDHWRAAVRPTTKLFFAEVVSNPRQDILDIEGVASVAHESGVPLIVDNTLATPYLIRPLEWGADIVVHSATKYLGGHGSAIAGVIVDSGKFDFGADPEKFPGFNTPDESYNGLVYARDLGADGALGANLSYILKARVQLLRDLGSAVSPFNAFLIAQGLETLSLRVERHVENALKVAEFLEARDDVERVAYAGLPSSPWYERGRKYGPNGIGAVVAFEIAGGLEAGKAFVDALELHSHVANLGDVRSLVIHPASTTHAQLSEAGQRAAGVTPGLVRLAVGIEHIDDILADLDAGFRAAKAAV, translated from the coding sequence ATGACCAACAACTGGTCCTTCGAAACCCGCCAGATCCATGTCGGACAGGAGCCGGACGCCGTCACCGGCGCGCGGGCCCTGCCGATCTACCAGACCACGTCCTTCGTGTTCCCGAGTGCCGAGAGCGCCGCCAACCGCTTCGCGCTCGCCGAACTGGCCCCTATCTACACCCGCATCGGCAACCCGACGCAGGACGCCGTCGAACAGCGCATCGCCAGCCTCGAAGGCGGCCTGGCGGCCCTGCTGCTCAGCTCCGGCCAGGCCGCGGAGACGTTCGCCATCCTCAACGTGGCCGAGGCGGGTGACCACGTGGTGGCCAGCCCCAGCCTGTACGGCGGCACCTACAACCTCCTGGCCAACACCCTGAAGAAGTTCGGCATCGAGGTCACCTTCGTCGAGGACCCGGACAATCTGGACCACTGGCGCGCCGCCGTCCGGCCGACCACCAAGCTCTTCTTCGCCGAGGTCGTCTCCAACCCGCGGCAGGACATCCTGGACATCGAGGGCGTGGCCTCCGTGGCGCACGAATCCGGCGTCCCGCTGATCGTGGACAACACCCTTGCCACCCCGTACCTCATCCGGCCTCTCGAGTGGGGCGCGGACATCGTGGTGCATTCGGCCACCAAGTACCTGGGCGGTCACGGCAGCGCGATCGCCGGTGTGATCGTGGACTCCGGCAAGTTCGACTTCGGCGCGGACCCGGAGAAGTTCCCGGGCTTCAACACCCCGGACGAGAGCTACAACGGACTCGTCTACGCCCGCGACCTCGGCGCGGACGGTGCGCTGGGCGCCAACCTCAGCTACATCCTGAAGGCCCGCGTGCAGCTGCTGCGTGACCTTGGATCCGCCGTCAGCCCGTTCAACGCGTTCCTCATCGCGCAGGGCCTCGAGACGCTGAGCCTCCGCGTCGAGCGCCACGTGGAGAACGCGCTGAAGGTCGCCGAGTTCCTGGAGGCGCGCGACGACGTCGAACGCGTCGCGTACGCAGGCCTGCCGAGCAGCCCGTGGTACGAGCGGGGGCGCAAGTACGGTCCGAACGGCATCGGCGCCGTGGTGGCGTTCGAGATCGCCGGCGGACTCGAAGCCGGCAAGGCGTTCGTGGACGCGCTGGAACTCCACTCGCATGTGGCGAACCTGGGCGATGTCCGTTCCCTCGTCATCCACCCGGCGTCCACCACGCACGCCCAGCTCAGCGAGGCCGGTCAGCGCGCCGCGGGCGTCACCCCGGGTCTGGTCCGTCTCGCAGTGGGCATCGAGCACATCGACGACATCCTGGCCGATCTGGACGCCGGTTTCCGGGCCGCGAAGGCCGCCGTCTGA
- the metX gene encoding homoserine O-acetyltransferase MetX → MTIAASRPLSTARDTTTREERDADARHGVQRTAVVGPLELEAGGKLPDVTLAYETWGTLAPDGGNAVLIQHALTGSAHVAQGDTDEEGWWDGLVGPGRAIDTDRFFVVAVNIIGGCNGSTGPSSPAPDGKPWGSRFPFITLRDAAVAEARLADQLGIRQWFAVVGGSMGGARALEWAAGFPERVRKCAVIAIGAHSTAEQIALAQAQTLAIRQDPAFRDGDYYDGPAPEAGLALARRIAHISYRSEAELEARFSRKPQEGESPLNASALAERGRYQVESYLDHQGGKLVRRFDANSYIALTEALMSHDVGRGRGGVEAALADSPVEFFVAAVESDRLYLPRQSEALAAALPGDVTVHRIASEIGHDGFLTEAGQLGALLGRTLFA, encoded by the coding sequence ATGACTATCGCTGCATCCCGTCCACTGTCCACTGCGCGGGACACCACCACCCGCGAGGAGCGCGACGCCGACGCGCGCCACGGTGTGCAGCGCACCGCCGTCGTCGGGCCGCTGGAGCTGGAGGCCGGCGGGAAGCTGCCGGACGTCACCCTCGCGTACGAGACCTGGGGGACGCTCGCGCCCGATGGCGGCAACGCGGTCCTGATCCAGCACGCCCTCACGGGAAGCGCGCACGTCGCACAGGGTGACACGGACGAGGAGGGCTGGTGGGACGGACTGGTCGGCCCGGGCCGCGCGATCGACACGGACCGGTTCTTCGTGGTGGCCGTGAACATCATCGGCGGCTGCAACGGCAGCACGGGGCCGTCCAGCCCCGCCCCCGATGGCAAACCGTGGGGTTCCCGGTTCCCGTTCATCACGCTCCGCGACGCGGCGGTCGCCGAGGCGCGGCTCGCGGATCAGCTGGGCATCCGGCAGTGGTTCGCGGTGGTCGGCGGGTCCATGGGTGGCGCGCGGGCGCTGGAATGGGCCGCGGGGTTCCCCGAGCGGGTCCGCAAGTGCGCGGTGATCGCGATCGGCGCCCACAGCACCGCCGAGCAGATCGCCCTGGCCCAGGCGCAGACCCTCGCCATCCGCCAGGACCCGGCCTTCCGCGACGGCGACTACTACGACGGCCCGGCGCCCGAGGCGGGCCTGGCCCTGGCGCGCCGGATCGCGCACATCTCCTATCGCAGTGAGGCGGAGCTCGAGGCCCGCTTCAGCCGCAAACCCCAGGAGGGCGAGTCGCCGCTCAACGCCTCCGCCCTCGCCGAACGGGGCCGGTACCAGGTGGAGAGCTACCTGGACCATCAGGGCGGCAAGCTCGTCCGCCGTTTCGACGCCAACAGCTACATCGCGCTGACGGAAGCGCTCATGAGCCACGACGTCGGCCGCGGCCGCGGCGGCGTCGAGGCGGCGCTGGCGGACAGCCCGGTCGAGTTCTTCGTCGCCGCGGTGGAGTCCGACCGGCTCTACCTGCCCCGGCAGTCCGAGGCCCTCGCCGCGGCCCTGCCCGGAGACGTCACGGTGCACCGGATCGCCTCGGAGATCGGCCACGACGGCTT